The following is a genomic window from Nitrospirota bacterium.
TTGACTAACCTGGTCATAGGAATCTTCATTTCCTTAGACCTTCTGTAGAGAACCGGGATGTACTGCTCGGATATTTTGGGGCTATACATTTTCACCTCGCTTTCTTTTTGGGAATTTATAGATATCCCTTTTCTTTGAGTGATACATATCCATCTCCAATGATCACGTGGTCCAATACCGCAATCCCGATAAGCTCTCCAGCCCCTTTAAGCTTTTCAGTTATCGAAATATCGTCACGGCTTGGAGTTGGGTCTCCTGATGGGTGGTTGTGGATCAGCAACACTGAGGCTGCTAACGAGAGCAATGCGGTTTTGAATACTTCTCTTGGATGGATAAGAGAGCCGGTCATTGTCCCTGCTGATACCCTGTCTATGCAGAGTATTCTGTTTTTAACGTCCAGGTGCAGGGCAATAAAATGCTCCTTTGTCTCCTGTTGCAAAAAGCTGAACATTGCAAAGACTGTTTGAGCATCGCTGATGGTTTTTGAAACATAGTGCTCTGTTCCCTCCTGAACTGTCAGCTTCTCATAGACTGCCTTGATTACCTTGAAGCGTGTGGTGCGGTTATTTTCTAAAAGAACTTTTGGCATACTTCCTCCTAATAGCAGCTGTGGCAATAGGTCTGGATTCTTCCTCCGCCTATTGATACGATGATGAGAGTGTTGGCCAGGTTATGGCCGACAGTACAGAAATGTCCGCAATCGAGCTTTATTCTGTTGCCTGCCAAAATCAGGGCAAGATCACTGGTTGCGATCTCTTTGCTCATGGTTTTCACCTCCTTTTTGGTTTTAATACCCTGATTGCCGGAGACAATATGAAGGAAAGGCGCAAACGTGCGTCGGCGTGGAATCAGACAATGAAGTTCCCTAAGTGTCAAGAGCAATCAATTGGCTCCGGCAATCAGAGTATTAGAAGGGGGTTATTGAAAAGGGTTTTGAATACGTCTTAGTTCATACTGCAGAAGAGGGGATTTTATTTCAGTTGGCGCTTGACAGGATTTTAGGCCTTAGTTAAAACGCCGAGGGGCGGTTAAAAAGTAAAATACTTTTTAACCGCCCCGTCAGACGGGTCCTATAGAACCTTTAGCCTTGAGAAAAGCCTTTTCTTGATCCTGCATTCAGGGCAGGTCCCGAGGAGACCGCTTTCATCATCCTCTGTCTTCCGCCAGATGCGTCCGCAATCCTGGCAGACGCCGGTTTTTGCTTTATTAGATCGATTATTGGGTTCTTGGCCCGCTTCACCGGATATTACCAGTGAAAGGGCCGAGGCTACTGCAGATTCCTCTGCACCCGCTAAAAGGCAGGTTTTTCGGAATATAGCACCAGTTTCCGAGACTGCCGGCGCATGGCCGGTGAAGTATCTGGCCGGATTGGCAATGTCCGGGGTCACGGTTGCCCGATAAAATGGCCGTCCGAGCATCTCGACCTGTTCGGTCCGGATGCATCCATTGGGGTGCTGCTTGTTAAAGAACATGAGCCTTTCGGCCACCGGGACTGTTTGTTTTCTTTTTGTTCCTGTTTTTGTCTTAGGGTTGTGTTCCTGAGACATAACATTTTGGGTTAATGATTAACTGGCCACAATAGCACATCGGTAATTTTTGTCAAGAGCAGAGGCATCAAAAGGAAGTTATAACATGCTATAATTCAACAATTATTTGTCTTAGGCGATGGTATTTGGAGGTTTAGGCATTGGTGACGAAGTATGCGAGG
Proteins encoded in this region:
- the radC gene encoding DNA repair protein RadC — its product is MPKVLLENNRTTRFKVIKAVYEKLTVQEGTEHYVSKTISDAQTVFAMFSFLQQETKEHFIALHLDVKNRILCIDRVSAGTMTGSLIHPREVFKTALLSLAASVLLIHNHPSGDPTPSRDDISITEKLKGAGELIGIAVLDHVIIGDGYVSLKEKGYL